One Oenanthe melanoleuca isolate GR-GAL-2019-014 chromosome 3, OMel1.0, whole genome shotgun sequence DNA segment encodes these proteins:
- the RFX6 gene encoding DNA-binding protein RFX6, translated as MAKGPEQGDTFLHLPAAQAVPAEAQEERYAGLLGRGLLPCAREALPEPPLSAGIKAETRLGSEALSSEEEDADARDGALTAAEQSPSSKKSITQIMKDKKKQTQLTLQWLEENYIVCEGVCLPRCILYAHYLDFCRKEKLEPACAATFGKTIRQKFPLLTTRRLGTRGHSKYHYYGIGIKESSAYYHSVYSGKGLTRFSGSKLKNEGGFTRKYSLSSKTGTLLPEFPSAQHLLLQGCISKDKVDTLIMMYKTHCQCVLDNAINGNFEEIQHFLLHFWQGMPDHLLPLLENPIIIDIFCVCDSILYKVLTDVLIPATMQEMPESLLADIRSFAKNWEQWVASSLENLPESLIDKKLPIARRFVSSLKRQTSFLHLAQIARPALFDQHVVNSMVSDIEKVDLNSIGSQALLAVSGSTDSDGEVYSEYDSITVFQELKDLLKKNATVESFIEWLDTVVEQRVIKASKQNGRSLKKRAQDFLLKWSFFGARVMHNLTLNNASSFGSFHLIRMLLDEYILLAMETQFNNDKEQELQNLLDKYMKNLDASKATFTASPSSCFLANRNKAAPLPSDTSVKNECLGEQTYVSLSAGQPSSAPSGLTPFTTGDGESMQLTDQMELSQSTGHLMTPPISPAMVSRGSVINQGPMAVRPPSVGPMLSTHSQCSSYSEPLYQTLSQTNQNYYGNNSNYQAMFRTQAHSTSGVYDHRAEPGRFNALNEQQFSRDYFSNSCAVSPYNARSPSSYGPSSISQDTHNMQFLNTGSFNFLNNSVSTCPGAAYPANASNGYYGNSINYSESHRLGAMVDQHVSVISSVSSIRPLPSYSDIHDPLNILDDSRRKQTGSYYTESSPSIVCRTPMPSNLQTTSSSQCMYGTSGQFPSQENLEVHAPPSRDMVPSLPPINTVFMGAAAGGT; from the exons ATGGCCAAGGGACCCGAGCAGGGGGACACCTTCCTGCACCTCCCGGCCGCGCAGGCGGTGCCCGCCGAGGCGCAGGAGGAGCGCTACGCGGGGCTGCTGGGGCGAGGCTTGCTGCCCTGCGCCCGGGAGGCGCTGCCCGAGCCGCCGCTGTCCGCCGGCATCAAGGCAG AAACACGCTTGGGCAGCGAAGCCCTCTCCTCGGAAGAAGAGGATGCGGATGCCCGCGACGGCGCGCTGACAGCCGCCGAGCAAAGCCCGTCTTCGAAGAAGAGCATCACGCAGATCATGAAGGACAAGAAGAAGCAGACGCAGCTCACCCTGCAATG GCTGGAAGAAAACTACATTGTATGTGAAGGAGTCTGTTTACCAAGATGCATCCTTTATGCACATTATTTAGACTTCTGCAGAAAAGAGAAGCTGGaacctgcctgtgctgcaaCTTTTGGGAAG ACCATTCGCCAGAAATTTCCTCTCCTTACCACAAGGCGGCTTGGAACAAGGGGCCATTCAAA gtATCACTATTACGGAATTGGCATTAAAGAAAGCAGTGCATATTACCACTCTGTGTATTCTGGAAAGGGCTTAACCAG gTTCTCTGGAAGCAAGCTAAAGAATGAG GGTGGTTTTACTCGTAAATATTCTCTCAGTTCCAAAACTGGAACACTCCTCCCAGAGTTTCCAAGTGCTCAACACCTTTTGCTTCAAGGGTGCATTTCTAAAGACAAG GTAGATACTCTTATCATGATGTACAAAACACACTGTCAGTGTGTCCTTGACAATGCAATTAATGGGAACTTTGAAGAG ATCCAGCATTTCCTATTACATTTTTGGCAAGGAATGCCTGACCATCTTCTTCCCCTGCTTGAAAATCCCATCATCATTGacattttctgtgtctgtgactCAATACTGTATAAG GTTCTTACAGATGTACTCATCCCTGCAACAATGCAAGAGATGCCAGAAAG TTTACTGGCAGATATAAGAAGTTTTGCAAAAAACTGGGAACAGTGGGTTGCTTCCTCTTTGGAAAATCTGCCAGAAAGCCTTATAGATAAGAAATTGCCCATTGCACGAAGGTTTGTTTCCTCCCTGAAACGACAGACGTCATTCCTACACCTAGCACAG ATTGCTCGGCCAGCTCTTTTTGATCAGCATGTGGTGAATTCCATGGTGTCAGATATTGAGAAAGTTGATTTGAATAGTATTGGTTCTCAGGCCCTCCTTGCAGTTTCAGGGAGCACAGACTCTGATGGGGAAGTCTACAGTGAAT ATGACTCTATTACAGTGTTCCAAGAACTGAAGGACCTTCTGAAGAAGAATGCCACTGTGGAATCATTTATTGAATGGTTGGATACTGTGGTTGAGCAAAGGGTTATCAAG gCAAGCAAGCAAAATGGGAGATCTTTAAAGAAGAGAGCTCAGGACTTCCTTCTGAAATGGAGCTTTTTCGGTGCTCGAGTGATGCATAACCTAACTCTAAACAACGCATCAAGTTTTG GTTCTTTTCATTTGATCCGAATGTTACTAGATGAGTACATCCTGCTTGCCATGGAGACACAGTTCAACAATGACAAAGAACAAGAACTCCAGAATCTATTGGACAAATACATGAAGAATTTAG ATGCCAGCAAAGCCACCTTCACTGCATCACCGAGCTCCTGCTTCCTAGCAAATCGCAACAAAGCCGCTCCTCTGCCCAGTGACACTTCAGTCAAAAACGAGTGCCTAGGAGAGCAAACCTATGTGTCCTTGTCAGCTGGCCAGCCCAGCAGTGCACCTTCTGGTCTGACTCCCTTCACCACAGGAGATGGGGAGAGTATGCAGCTGACAG ATCAAATGGAGCTGTCTCAAAGCACTGGTCACCTCATGACTCCACCCATTTCACCAGCCATGGTCAGCCGAGGAAGTGTTATCAACCAGGGGCCAATGGCTGTGAGACCTCCCAGTGTAGGTCCCATGTTATCGACACATTCACAGTGCTCTTCCTACTCTGAGCCCCTTTATCAGACTTTGTCACAGACTAATCAGAATTACTATGGAAACAATTCCAATTACCAGGCTATGTTCAGGACACAGGCCCATTCCACTTCAGGAGTTTAtgaccacagagcagagcccgGCCGATTCAATGCCTTGAATGAGCAGCAATTCTCCAGAGATTACTTCAGCAACAGCTGTGCCGTGTCTCCTTACAATGCCAGATCCCCTTCCAGCTATGGTCCCTCCAGCATATCCCAAGACACACACAATATGCAGTTTCTGAATACTGGAAGTTTCAATTTCTTGAACAACTCAGTATCTACATGTCCAGGAGCAGCTTATCCTGCTAATGCTTCCAACG GATATTACGGAAACAGCATAAATTATTCAGAATCTCACAGGCTTGGAGCAATGGTGGACCAGCATGTTTCTGTAATCAGCAGTGTCAGCAGCATTCGGCCACTGCCATCCTACAGTGATATCCATGATCCCCTGAATATCTTGGAtgacagcagaagaaaacaaacaggctCATACTACACAGAGTCCTCACCTTCAATTGTCTGCCGGACCCCGATGC cttCAAACTTGCAAACCACATCTTCTTCACAATGTATGTATGGAACATCTGGTCAGTTcccttcccaggaaaatctGGAGGTCCATGCCCCACCAAGCAGAGATATGGTACCATCTTTACCACCAATCAACACTGTCTTcatgggagcagctgctggaggaacCTAA